The following coding sequences lie in one Rutidosis leptorrhynchoides isolate AG116_Rl617_1_P2 chromosome 6, CSIRO_AGI_Rlap_v1, whole genome shotgun sequence genomic window:
- the LOC139852174 gene encoding palmitoyl-acyl carrier protein thioesterase, chloroplastic-like: protein MVATAATASLFPVSSPKPNSGSKTSGNLGGGPCSVDVRGIKSKDVNSGFMQVKANAQAPADVNGSRVRVMNGVKTDDNLNSNAPRTFINQLPDWSMLLAAITTIFLAAEKQWMMLEWKTKRPDMLADLDPFGLGRIVQDGLVFRQNFSIRSYEIGADRIASIETLMNHLQETALNHVKSAGLMGDGFGSTPEMAKRNLIWVVTKMQVIVDRYPTWGDVVQVDTWVAPSGKHGMRRDWLLRDYKTGEVLTRASSNWVMMNKETRRLSKMPDEVRGEIEHYFVDAPPVVDDDGRKLPKLEETTADYVRNGLTPRWSDLDVNQHVNNVKYIGWILESAPQHIVEKYELFSLTLEYRRECRKDSVVKSLTSILGDGGDMADFDHVDCQHVLQFDGGSDGPAGGEIVKGMTQWRPKYVNQIRNIDYLSTGNE from the exons ATGGTTGCTACTGCTGCGACAGCGTCGCTGTTTCCTGTTTCATCCCCAAAACCGAACTCGGGGTCGAAAACGTCTGGTAATTTAGGAGGCGGGCCGTGTAGTGTTGATGTGCGTGGAATTAAGTCTAAAGATGTTAATTCTGGCTTTATGCAAGTGAAGGCTAATGCGCAGGCGCCTGCTGATGTTAACGGGAGTAGAGTGCGTGTTATGAATGGGGTGAAAACGGATGATAATTTGAATTCAAATGCTCCGAGAACGTTTATTAATCAGTTGCCTGATTGGAGTATGCTTCTTGCTGCAATCACGACGATATTCTTGGCTGCTGAGAAGCAATGGATGATGTTGGAGTGGAAGACTAAACGACCCGATATGCTTGCAGATTTGGATCCGTTTGGGTTAGGGAGAATTGTGCAAGATGGGCTTGTATTTCGTCAGAACTTTTCTATTAGGTCCTACGAAATAGGGGCTGATCGTATTGCGTCTATAGAAACATTAATGAACCATTTGCAG GAAACTGCGCTTAATCATGTAAAGTCAGCGGGACTAATGGGTGATGGATTTGGGTCAACACCAGAGATGGCTAAAAGGAATTTAATTTGGGTGGTGACGAAGATGCAGGTGATTGTAGACCGTTATCCAACTTG GGGTGATGTTGTTCAAGTAGATACCTGGGTAGCTCCATCTGGGAAACACGGTATGCGTCGTGATTGGTTGCTTCGTGATTACAAAACAGGCGAGGTCTTAACAAGAGCTTCAAG TAACTGGGTTATGATGAATAAAGAGACGAGGAGATTATCAAAGATGCCAGATGAAGTCCGAGGTGAAATCGAGCATTACTTCGTTGATGCACCTCCAGTTGTGGATGATGATGGCCGAAAATTGCCTAAACTTGAAGAAACCACTGCGGACTATGTTCGCAATGGTCTTACT CCAAGGTGGAGTGATTTGGATGTCAACCAACATGTTAACAATGTTAAGTATATTGGGTGGATCCTTGAG AGTGCTCCACAACATATTGTGGAGAAGTATGAGCTGTTTAGCTTGACTCTTGAGTATCGTCGAGAATGTAGAAAGGACAGTGTTGTGAAGTCACTCACCTCAATATTGGGTGATGGTGGTGATATGGCGGATTTTGACCATGTTGATTGTCAACATGTGCTCCAATTCGATGGTGGTAGTGATGGTCCCGCTGGCGGCGAGATTGTGAAGGGAATGACTCAATGGCGGCCGAAATATGTGAATCAAATCAGGAATATTGATTACTTATCTACTGGAAATGAGTAA
- the LOC139853748 gene encoding uncharacterized protein, giving the protein MSVRLVIQEVTYTVISAYAPHAGLGEAEKRRFWESLDEVVRRCPLDHRLLIGGDLNGHVGMDVEGYAGVHGGFGYGDRNEEGLSILEFAVAHDLVVVNSFSRKTDAQLATFHSGGHSTQIDYLLLRKGDLRTCGDCKVLTALTCSSQHRLLVIDLVLQRRATKMARQVQPKILWKKLNGEKAETFRTSVVDRVDTELETISNDDADQMWNCLASTIRVVAKEVQGVAVGTSRGHRAIRESWWFSDEVQSKVARKQRRFRELITFGEGTPTDRIRAEERYKEAKREAKKAVAQAKERAYEDLYKKLDSKEGANDIYRIAKARERRRRDLDNIKFIKNDAGQTLVKEEEIRKIWEEYFSSLFVGGRPERHEDLQDSDIEQSQNNMDYERIRQEEVRLTLRKMGRNKSVGPDQIPIEAWRCLGDAGVRWLTCLFNKTFRSSKMPMEWRLSETIPIYKNKGDAQRCVIETRLQRETNVSENQFGFMPKRSSIEAIHIIRNLMEKHREKQRNLEMVFLDLEKAYDCVPRNLIWKTLKDRSISSRYINVIRDMYEGAKSCVRTPMGNTEVFPIEVGLHQGSALSPFLFALILDGLSRGIQECILWCLIFADDIVLVSDSKEELNRRLEQWRVALESNGLHISRQKTEYLSCDFDRNDDELVRSIIDKLREERLRWFGHVRRRPLTAPVRRVEALTVDGVRRRGRPNRRWEDRLKLDLKELLLTEDMTSDRIAWRTRIRIEDVFFCALFITGPSSFYWGLGCGCSCSISRFVLSFALLSKFEAFDLVKSTIFPLSGRDSPFAIATTPNGSVHVSHALSTNVVAAGTTDFSGLQIHDLDLGFVRQAIGIFPEYLFTSFESGRRNSNSIMVYDVNSFKVVSEILRSP; this is encoded by the exons atgtcggttaggtTAGTAATCCAGGAGGTGACCTATACGGTCATTAGCGCTTACGCGCCTCATGCGGGCCTTGGAGAAGCTGAAAAGAGACGCTTCTGGGAATCGTTAGACGAGGTTGTGAGGAGGTGCCCTCTGGACCATCGATTACTTATTGGTGGGGATCTTAATGGTCATGTAGGAATGGATGTTGAGGGTTATGCGGGAGTCCATGGGGGCTTTGGGTACGGAGATAGAAATGAGGAGGGGCTCTCTATTCTCGAATTTGCTGTTGCTCATGATTTGGTGGTTGTTAATTCGTTTTCCAGGAAGACAGATGCGCAATTGGCAACTTTCCATAGTGGGGGTCATAGTACCCAGATTGACTATTTGTTACTTCGCAAAGGGGATCTTAGGACTTGCGGAGATTGTAAGGTCCTGACTGCCTTGACATGCTCCTCCCAGCATAGATTGTTGGTCATAGATTTGGTTCTCCAGAGACGGGCCACCAAGATGGCGAGACAAGTCCAACCTAAGATCTTGTGGAAGAAGTTGAACGGAGAGAAGGCTGAGACCTTTAGAACTTCGGTTGTAGATAGAGTGGATACAGAATTGGAAACGATATCCAATGATGACGCGGATCAGATGTGGAACTGTCTGGCGTCCACCATTAGAGTGGTAGCCAAGGAAGTCCAAGGTGTGGCAGTTGGTACATCTAGAGGCCATAGGGCTATTAGAGAATCATGGTGGTTCAGTGACGAGGTTCAAAGCAAAGTTGCGCGTAAGCAACGAAGGTTTAGGGAGCTCATCACTTTTGGGGAGGGGACTCCGACGGATAGAATTAGGGCTGAAGAGAGATATAAAGAAGccaaaagagaagctaagaaggctgtAGCCCAAGCAAAAGAAAGAGCATACGAAGATCTGTATAAGAAACTTGACTCCAAAGAGGGAGCTAATGATATTTAcaggatagccaaagctagggagcgaagaCGTAGGGATCTtgataacatcaagtttatcaaaaATGATGCTGGTCAAACTTTAGTAAAGGAAGAAGAAATTAGAAAAATATGGGAAGAGTATTTCTCATCTCTCTTCGTGGGGGGAAGACCAGAGCGCCATGAGGACTTACAAGACTCTGATATAGAACAATCCCAAAACAACATGGATTACGAGAGGATTAGACAAGAGGAAGTAAGATTGAcactacgaaagatggggagaaataaATCAGTGGGACCGGATCAGATTCCTATTGAGGCGTGGCGGTGCCTTGGCGACGCTGGTGTTAGGTGGCTGACTTGCCTTTTTAACAAGACGTTTCGAAGCTCTAAAATGCCCATGGAATGGAGACTGAGCGAGACTATCCCCATCTATAAGAACAAGGGGGATGCTCAACGCTGCg tgattgagactagacttcaACGCGAAACCAATGTCTCGgagaaccaatttggtttcatgccaaaGCGCTCTTCGATAGAGGCAATCCATATTATTAGGAACCTTATGGAGAAGCATAGAGAGAAGCAAAGGAACCTAGAGATGgttttcttagacttggaaaaggcctaCGATTGCGTGCCACGAAatttgatttggaagacccttaaggATAGAAGTATCTCGAGTAGGTATATTAATGTTATTAGGGATATGTACGAAGGGGCAAAGTCTTGTGTTCGAACGCCGATGGGAAATACAGAAGTTTTTCCAATAGAAGTAGGCCTGcaccagggatcggcccttagcccttttctttttgctttgatccttGATGGGCTTTCTCGAGGGATTCAAGAGTGCATCCTTTGGTGCTTGATTTTTGCAGATGATATTGTGCTTGTTTCGGATTCTAAGGAGGAGCTTAATAGAAGACTAGAGCAATGGAGGGTGGCCTTAGAAAGTAATGGCCTGCATattagtagacaaaagacggaatatcttagtTGCGATTTTGATAGGAATGATGATGAACTAG ttagaagcatcatcgacaaACTAAGAGAAGAACGGCtacgatggtttgggcatgtgagaaGGCGACCTCTGACTGCACCTGTTAGGAGAGTAGAGGCACTTACGGTTGACGGCGtacggagaaggggtagacctaatcGTAGGTGGGAGGATAGATTAAAGCTCGACTTGAAAgagcttttattgaccgaggacatgacttcagaTAGGATTgcgtggaggactagaattagaatagaaGA CGTGTTTTTCTGCGCTTTGTTTATTACCGGGCCCTCTTCTTTTTACTGG GGATTAGGTTGTGGTTGCAG TTGTAGCATCTCTCGTTTTGTCCTGAGCTTCGCCCTACTGTCTAAG TTTGAAGCTTTTGATCTTGTAAAATCAACGATTTTTCCTCTTAGTGGCAGGGATTCACCTTTTGCAATTGCAACAACACCAAATGGGTCAGTTCATGT